A single region of the Saprospiraceae bacterium genome encodes:
- a CDS encoding DUF5777 family beta-barrel protein encodes MLKHIFNAMIIPRYLNRGFKLKANAESRKPYESSSPWPIGFQWSPVFSFTSRLLLVFILLGIAWRGNAQEKIHQTFKDTRVINAHSVETLPKRKLDVRISHRFGDLAGDNGGYKTFFGMENAADILFGVEYGVSDHLMLGLHRTKGAGSMPNGNSGLRQLLNGVFKLRFLQQTTDNKVPVSMALVGIASLSTAEKIEDNPDIIRSFPKFAHRMATNVELVIARKFSDRFSIQLIPAYTQRNLVPFEDENGIFSLGVGARIQLTKVMAFLTDATFPFSERRKAVNGFYTPLGFGLEFDTGGHVFQINLTNTTALMETDYIPYTTSNWGEGQFRLGFTISRLFNL; translated from the coding sequence ATGTTAAAGCATATTTTTAACGCCATGATCATTCCCCGTTATTTGAACAGGGGATTTAAATTAAAAGCGAATGCGGAGAGCAGAAAGCCATATGAAAGTAGTAGCCCTTGGCCAATAGGGTTTCAATGGTCGCCTGTATTCAGCTTTACTAGCCGTCTGCTCTTGGTCTTTATACTCCTGGGCATAGCCTGGCGAGGGAATGCCCAAGAAAAAATTCACCAAACCTTTAAGGATACTCGTGTGATAAATGCCCATTCGGTAGAAACGCTTCCTAAGCGCAAGCTGGATGTACGCATTAGCCATAGGTTTGGCGATTTGGCAGGGGATAATGGCGGGTATAAGACCTTTTTTGGTATGGAGAATGCCGCAGACATTTTGTTTGGTGTCGAATATGGCGTGTCGGACCACTTAATGCTTGGCCTGCACCGGACAAAGGGGGCGGGCTCTATGCCCAATGGGAATTCTGGTTTGAGGCAGTTGCTAAATGGTGTTTTCAAGCTTCGTTTTTTGCAGCAGACGACTGATAACAAGGTTCCCGTTTCTATGGCTCTCGTGGGAATCGCTTCGCTTTCTACTGCTGAAAAGATTGAAGATAATCCTGATATTATCCGAAGTTTTCCAAAATTCGCTCATCGGATGGCTACTAATGTGGAGTTAGTGATCGCCCGAAAATTTTCTGACCGGTTTTCTATACAATTGATCCCTGCTTATACCCAGCGTAACCTCGTACCGTTTGAGGATGAAAACGGGATTTTTTCCTTAGGTGTAGGTGCTCGAATTCAGTTGACGAAGGTGATGGCCTTTTTGACGGACGCAACCTTTCCTTTTTCTGAGCGCCGAAAAGCGGTGAATGGTTTTTATACGCCGCTGGGTTTTGGTTTGGAATTTGATACGGGCGGGCATGTTTTCCAAATTAACTTGACCAACACGACTGCCTTGATGGAGACGGATTATATTCCCTATACGACTAGCAATTGGGGGGAAGGTCAGTTTAGATTGGGGTTTACGATTTCTAGACTGTTTAATCTGTAA
- a CDS encoding BrxA/BrxB family bacilliredoxin has product MYAQYPAEITAPMAQDLTNSGFESLTTAQEVIDTLEQKEGTTLLIVNSVCGCAAANARPGVKLAAKHDKRPDRMTTVFAGVDLEATAKAREYMLPYPPSSPSIALFKDGKLVHFIERHHIEGRSAEIIAENLKMAFDHFC; this is encoded by the coding sequence ATGTACGCTCAATATCCAGCAGAAATAACGGCCCCAATGGCACAAGACTTGACCAATTCGGGCTTCGAAAGCTTAACCACCGCCCAAGAAGTGATTGACACCCTTGAGCAAAAGGAAGGAACGACTTTATTAATTGTTAATTCTGTTTGTGGTTGTGCAGCAGCTAATGCGCGCCCCGGTGTAAAATTGGCGGCCAAACATGATAAACGCCCAGATAGGATGACAACCGTATTCGCCGGGGTAGATTTGGAGGCGACGGCCAAAGCCAGAGAATATATGCTACCTTATCCGCCTTCTTCACCATCTATTGCTTTGTTCAAAGATGGCAAATTGGTTCACTTCATCGAACGCCACCACATTGAAGGCCGGTCAGCAGAAATCATAGCGGAGAACCTAAAAATGGCATTTGATCATTTTTGCTAA
- the pdxH gene encoding pyridoxamine 5'-phosphate oxidase has protein sequence MLLDLKHLREEYSNSSLSLEEAAADPLQQFEQWMQEALHAQLPEPNAMTLATCTPDGKPSARVVLLKGVEEKGFTFFTNYNSKKGQELAANPQAALVFLWLELQRQIRIEGRVEKISHEASAAYFQSRPKGSQIGATASPQSDRIPNRTIIEERVKALELAHATDDQLPCPMHWGGYLLKPERIEFWKGRSSRLHDRLEYLLQADGTWEIHRLAP, from the coding sequence ATGTTACTGGATTTAAAGCACCTTAGAGAAGAGTATTCCAATAGCTCTTTGAGCTTGGAGGAAGCTGCAGCTGATCCTTTGCAACAGTTTGAGCAATGGATGCAGGAAGCCTTGCATGCCCAGTTGCCGGAGCCCAATGCCATGACCCTGGCTACCTGTACGCCAGATGGTAAACCATCAGCAAGGGTAGTGCTTTTAAAAGGAGTGGAAGAAAAGGGCTTTACTTTTTTCACCAATTACAACAGCAAAAAAGGGCAGGAATTGGCTGCAAATCCACAGGCCGCCTTGGTGTTTCTTTGGTTGGAATTGCAGCGACAAATACGGATTGAAGGGAGGGTAGAAAAAATAAGCCACGAGGCCTCCGCAGCCTACTTCCAGTCGCGCCCCAAAGGAAGCCAGATCGGGGCAACCGCTTCTCCTCAAAGTGATCGAATACCCAATCGGACAATCATCGAAGAAAGGGTAAAAGCCTTAGAATTAGCCCATGCAACGGACGATCAATTACCTTGCCCCATGCATTGGGGCGGCTATCTGTTAAAACCGGAAAGGATAGAATTTTGGAAGGGTAGGAGTAGTCGGCTGCATGATCGCTTGGAGTATCTGCTGCAAGCGGATGGTACGTGGGAGATTCATCGGCTGGCGCCTTGA
- a CDS encoding efflux RND transporter permease subunit: protein MEELKNKAQAVFRDFSPSSWAIDNATSVFILTFMVLLFGIESYREIPKEQFPEIDLPTVYINTPYFGNSATDIENLVTRPIEKELQGLEGIKDIKSTSIQDYSVITVEFESGVDIDEATVKVKDAVDKAKNNLPNDLDQEPSVMDVNLSELPIVTVNVSGDYPNDELRNYAEFLQDKIEALNEVNEVDMKGDLEREVKVDVDLLKMESMEVSFGDIANAIQAENLTMSGGEIVNNDFRRAIRVKGEFERVEELESVIVKSEYQQPVFLRDIAEVTFGYKERTSIARSDGLQVISLDIIKRKGENLLTAADNIKAVVDEARKSLPADLKVSMFNDQSVYTRNEVNNLENSIISGVILVVLILLFFLGLRNASFVGLAIPLSMLMGILLLSILGVTLNIVVLFALILALGLLVDNAIVVVENIFRYMQEGYDPVSAAKRGAGEVAVPIIASTATTLAAFIPLAFWPGIVGSFMQYFPITLIIVLTSSLFVALVINPVFARTFMKVDERADDLAVRKRRRVNALLMAGGMLLLSILGAVIGAVWMRNLFGLVALITLVNFFLLRPASFGFQNKVLPALENAYNSFLNWALKVPVSIFIGTFLLLIASIILLGIRSPEVKLFGGGEPIYVNAFVELPLGKDIEATDKIMRELESRVQGVIEPTYGHIVEAVLSQIGENTADPNTPPEPGASPQKARLTVQFVKTEDRGGISTFQVMDEIRNAMKGFPGVQISVDKNADGPPTGKPINLEIRGDELDQLLGISQDLTAFINDQNIPGIEELKSDIQLGKPELIVNVDREAARRYGVSTFAVADALRTAVFGLEVSQFKQGEEEYPIYIRLNDTYRYDVDKLLNQKITFRDMASGQISQVPIAAVANVQYTSTYSAVKRKDLERVVTIYSNVVEGYNANEIVEELRTLMKGYELPAGFSYEFTGEQEQQAQDTEYLSSAFLIAVFSIFIILVTQFNSIIYPFIIIISVLFSTIGVFLGYSFSGATISVVFSGVGIISLAGVVVNNAIVLIDYINLLIQRKQESLGIDSMMKLDPLDVREAIIKGGATRLRPVLLTAITTVLGLIPLAIGFNFNFFTMISETDPHVFIGGDNTALWGPMAWTVIYGLTFATFLTLIVVPAMFWLAYRMRAAGIRLVNGKKEDVIGAPGTSA, encoded by the coding sequence ATGGAAGAATTAAAAAATAAAGCACAAGCAGTTTTTCGGGATTTTTCCCCGAGTTCTTGGGCGATAGATAATGCCACCAGCGTTTTCATTCTCACGTTTATGGTGCTTTTATTTGGGATTGAGTCTTATCGAGAGATTCCCAAAGAGCAATTTCCCGAGATTGACTTGCCAACGGTTTATATTAACACCCCCTATTTTGGTAATTCGGCGACAGACATTGAAAACCTGGTCACCAGGCCCATTGAAAAAGAGCTCCAGGGCCTGGAAGGCATCAAGGACATCAAATCGACCAGTATCCAGGATTATTCGGTGATTACAGTAGAGTTTGAATCGGGCGTAGATATTGATGAAGCGACGGTAAAAGTAAAGGACGCTGTCGATAAAGCAAAGAACAACCTGCCAAACGACCTCGACCAGGAACCTTCAGTGATGGATGTCAATCTTTCGGAGTTGCCTATCGTAACGGTCAATGTATCAGGTGATTACCCTAATGATGAACTGCGGAATTATGCAGAGTTTTTGCAGGACAAGATAGAGGCCTTGAATGAGGTCAATGAGGTAGACATGAAAGGCGATTTGGAACGTGAGGTAAAAGTTGATGTTGATCTACTGAAAATGGAAAGCATGGAGGTGAGTTTTGGCGATATTGCCAATGCGATACAGGCGGAAAACCTAACCATGTCAGGAGGCGAAATAGTGAATAATGATTTCAGAAGGGCAATCCGGGTGAAAGGAGAATTTGAGCGGGTGGAGGAATTGGAAAGTGTCATTGTCAAAAGCGAATACCAACAGCCTGTTTTTCTGAGAGATATTGCGGAAGTCACTTTTGGTTATAAAGAACGGACGTCTATAGCCAGGTCAGATGGTTTGCAAGTCATTTCATTGGATATTATAAAAAGGAAAGGAGAGAACTTATTAACCGCTGCAGATAATATTAAAGCGGTGGTAGATGAGGCCAGAAAAAGCTTACCAGCAGACCTCAAAGTAAGTATGTTTAATGACCAGTCAGTCTATACCCGAAATGAGGTGAACAACCTTGAAAATAGTATTATTTCAGGAGTTATTCTCGTGGTTTTGATCCTGTTGTTTTTCCTTGGTTTGCGGAACGCTTCCTTTGTCGGTTTAGCCATTCCTTTATCGATGTTGATGGGGATATTGCTGTTGTCGATTTTAGGCGTTACCTTAAATATTGTGGTATTATTTGCCTTGATCCTGGCGTTAGGACTATTGGTGGACAATGCCATTGTGGTGGTGGAGAACATCTTCCGTTATATGCAGGAGGGCTACGACCCGGTGTCCGCTGCAAAGCGGGGAGCAGGCGAGGTGGCTGTGCCGATTATTGCCTCGACCGCTACGACCTTGGCCGCTTTCATTCCTTTGGCTTTTTGGCCTGGAATTGTAGGATCATTTATGCAGTATTTTCCAATTACCTTGATCATTGTATTGACCTCGTCTTTATTTGTGGCTTTGGTCATCAATCCGGTTTTTGCCCGTACCTTTATGAAGGTAGATGAAAGAGCAGATGATTTGGCCGTGCGAAAGCGGAGGAGAGTAAATGCTTTGCTTATGGCGGGTGGGATGTTGCTATTATCAATATTAGGAGCGGTGATAGGGGCAGTTTGGATGAGAAACCTATTTGGGTTAGTTGCTTTGATAACCTTAGTCAACTTCTTTTTATTGCGGCCCGCCTCTTTTGGCTTTCAGAATAAAGTGCTTCCCGCTTTAGAAAATGCCTACAACAGCTTTTTAAACTGGGCGCTTAAAGTGCCGGTTTCGATATTTATCGGGACCTTTTTGTTATTAATTGCCTCCATTATTTTATTGGGAATCCGATCACCTGAGGTGAAATTATTTGGCGGCGGCGAGCCCATTTATGTAAATGCCTTTGTCGAATTGCCCTTAGGGAAAGACATTGAAGCGACCGACAAAATAATGCGAGAACTGGAAAGCCGTGTACAGGGAGTTATTGAACCTACTTATGGTCATATCGTCGAAGCCGTATTGTCTCAGATAGGAGAAAATACAGCAGATCCTAATACGCCTCCAGAGCCTGGGGCCTCTCCCCAAAAAGCTCGTCTGACGGTACAGTTTGTAAAAACAGAAGACCGGGGCGGCATTTCAACCTTCCAGGTGATGGATGAGATCCGGAATGCGATGAAAGGCTTCCCTGGCGTGCAAATTTCGGTAGATAAAAACGCAGACGGACCGCCAACGGGTAAACCGATCAACCTAGAGATACGGGGAGATGAACTGGATCAATTGCTGGGCATTTCTCAGGACCTAACGGCCTTCATTAATGACCAGAACATCCCTGGCATCGAAGAGTTAAAGTCTGATATCCAATTGGGCAAACCAGAATTGATTGTCAATGTCGACCGAGAGGCGGCCCGTCGCTACGGCGTATCCACCTTTGCGGTTGCCGACGCCTTGAGAACAGCCGTCTTTGGGTTGGAAGTCAGTCAGTTTAAACAAGGAGAGGAGGAATATCCCATTTATATTCGATTGAACGATACCTATCGATATGATGTGGATAAGTTGCTCAACCAGAAAATCACGTTCAGGGACATGGCCAGCGGACAAATTTCTCAGGTACCGATTGCTGCTGTAGCCAATGTGCAGTATACAAGTACCTATTCTGCGGTCAAGCGGAAAGATTTGGAACGGGTGGTGACCATTTATTCCAATGTAGTAGAGGGGTATAATGCGAATGAAATTGTTGAAGAACTTCGGACCTTAATGAAGGGGTATGAATTGCCCGCAGGATTTAGTTATGAATTCACCGGTGAGCAGGAGCAACAAGCGCAGGATACGGAATACCTTTCCTCCGCGTTTCTAATTGCCGTATTTTCTATTTTCATCATTTTGGTTACCCAGTTTAATAGCATTATTTATCCATTTATTATTATTATTTCGGTGCTATTTAGTACGATTGGTGTATTTCTTGGGTATTCATTTAGTGGAGCCACCATTTCTGTCGTCTTTTCTGGGGTAGGAATTATTTCCTTGGCAGGGGTTGTGGTCAACAATGCCATTGTACTGATCGATTATATCAATCTGCTTATTCAGCGAAAGCAAGAGTCCTTGGGCATTGATTCGATGATGAAGTTGGATCCGTTGGATGTGCGAGAAGCGATTATAAAAGGTGGCGCTACCCGCCTTCGTCCAGTATTACTCACAGCGATAACCACTGTGCTTGGGCTTATTCCCCTTGCGATTGGGTTTAATTTCAATTTCTTCACCATGATCTCAGAGACAGACCCTCATGTTTTTATTGGCGGAGATAATACGGCTTTGTGGGGACCAATGGCTTGGACGGTTATCTATGGTTTGACTTTTGCGACCTTTTTGACCTTAATTGTCGTTCCTGCTATGTTTTGGTTAGCTTATCGAATGAGGGCAGCTGGAATCCGATTGGTTAATGGAAAAAAAGAGGATGTGATTGGTGCCCCAGGCACTAGTGCGTAA
- a CDS encoding efflux RND transporter periplasmic adaptor subunit: protein MRYTIGFILLSIFLVACQPSPTVSDNVIPEDMEGKKALLEAKRTELKNLNAFITELEEKISVDDPSFGKRTKLITTVDAKQKDFNHYVEIQGAVEADDLVDVTSEIAGRILSLKIKEGQNVKQGQLIAELDLEQIKKQMAELETSIELATTIYERQKRLWDQNIGAEIQYLEAKNNKERLEKSMETLSFQLTKGKVYAPISGLVEREILQSGEIASPGMPIIQILNTNRLKVVADVPENFLRNIKVGETVNIHFPALEMERTGKVSRIGATIDPGNRTFTVEVDMLNNGAGLKPNLLAIMRLNDFSLPNAVVIPLHLVQQEVSGKDFVFVTEKGEKGLFAKKVYVQPGFSYQGEVLIEHGLKGGEQLIDEGGRGLTEDALVELHSNANPTISSH from the coding sequence ATGAGATACACTATTGGTTTTATACTATTGTCTATTTTTTTAGTCGCCTGCCAACCCTCACCAACGGTAAGTGACAATGTCATTCCGGAAGACATGGAGGGCAAAAAGGCCTTGCTTGAGGCCAAGCGCACTGAGCTTAAAAACCTCAATGCTTTTATTACGGAGCTCGAAGAAAAGATTTCAGTTGATGATCCAAGCTTTGGAAAACGGACTAAACTCATTACCACAGTCGATGCTAAACAAAAGGATTTTAACCACTATGTGGAAATTCAGGGTGCAGTGGAGGCCGATGATTTAGTGGATGTTACAAGCGAAATAGCTGGCCGGATTCTTTCCCTCAAAATAAAGGAAGGGCAAAATGTTAAACAGGGGCAATTAATTGCTGAATTGGACCTGGAGCAAATTAAAAAGCAAATGGCGGAATTGGAAACCTCCATTGAACTGGCTACTACTATTTACGAAAGACAAAAAAGATTGTGGGATCAAAATATTGGCGCTGAAATTCAATACCTGGAGGCAAAAAATAATAAGGAACGACTCGAAAAAAGCATGGAAACACTTTCCTTTCAACTTACAAAAGGAAAAGTTTATGCTCCTATTTCTGGCCTGGTAGAACGTGAAATATTGCAAAGTGGGGAAATCGCTTCACCTGGCATGCCTATTATTCAAATCCTGAATACCAATCGCCTCAAAGTAGTGGCCGATGTCCCTGAAAATTTCCTTCGCAATATAAAGGTAGGCGAGACAGTGAATATTCATTTCCCGGCCTTAGAAATGGAACGCACGGGGAAAGTAAGCCGGATAGGAGCGACCATTGATCCAGGTAACCGTACCTTCACCGTAGAAGTCGATATGCTCAACAATGGTGCAGGGCTTAAACCCAATTTATTAGCCATCATGCGGTTGAACGATTTTTCTTTGCCCAATGCCGTGGTTATTCCGCTTCACCTTGTCCAGCAAGAAGTATCGGGTAAGGATTTTGTATTTGTAACAGAGAAAGGCGAAAAGGGCCTTTTTGCCAAAAAAGTGTACGTTCAGCCAGGTTTCTCCTACCAGGGGGAAGTCCTCATTGAGCATGGACTGAAAGGTGGAGAGCAACTCATTGATGAAGGTGGTCGTGGATTAACTGAGGATGCTTTAGTTGAACTTCATTCAAATGCGAATCCAACCATTTCTAGTCATTAA
- a CDS encoding TolC family protein — protein sequence MFRKLLPIVLLALSGQLGWSQNGSPMNLEGAISYALSQNNTIKDARINLIDAEQQIVERTSTGLPQLTGNLNYQRYIKVPVQPLPASFQVFGVVFNDLYPFLSESTRALLDESSSGGGDGNGVSFFLKNNFTAALNLDAMIFDGSYFVGLKAARFYRSYVSQELLTKEREVKTATVDAFLPVLLLQKNVDLLDKNITNLERLLFETQELYKAGFAEQLDVDRLQLSFINLEAQKETLLRQKSLALNGLKFAMQYPANEPLEVSGDLESIIAEHTADIVTEDLNSINRPELGLLEKGIELNELNVQLQRSGYLPSLRAFGTLQESYYGDNFKDGFWAPTAYVGLSLNVPIFDGLYKKATIQRAKLDVEQARLQKENVQLAINFELDNARTSYNNAIQQLASQERNMALAERIYNTTQIKYKEGVGSSLEVSQAEQSLYATQSNYIQAQYDLVKAIMDVKKALGKF from the coding sequence ATGTTTAGGAAATTACTACCGATTGTTTTGCTTGCCCTTAGCGGGCAGCTGGGATGGTCTCAAAATGGTTCACCCATGAACCTGGAAGGTGCCATCTCTTACGCCCTTAGTCAAAATAATACGATTAAGGATGCCCGGATTAATCTCATTGATGCCGAGCAACAAATTGTAGAGCGAACCTCAACGGGTTTACCGCAATTGACAGGTAATTTGAATTACCAACGCTACATCAAGGTGCCTGTTCAGCCCTTACCTGCCAGTTTTCAGGTTTTTGGGGTTGTATTTAACGACCTGTATCCCTTTCTCTCCGAATCCACGCGTGCACTGCTGGACGAATCTTCCAGTGGAGGAGGGGACGGCAATGGGGTTTCCTTTTTCCTGAAGAACAATTTTACAGCTGCCCTCAATCTCGACGCGATGATCTTTGATGGCAGCTATTTTGTTGGTCTAAAGGCAGCGCGTTTTTACCGTTCTTATGTTTCTCAAGAATTGCTGACCAAAGAAAGAGAGGTCAAAACGGCTACCGTGGACGCCTTTCTCCCCGTCTTGCTGCTGCAGAAAAATGTGGATTTGCTAGACAAAAATATAACGAACCTTGAGCGACTCTTGTTTGAGACCCAGGAACTGTACAAAGCTGGTTTTGCCGAACAGTTGGACGTTGACCGATTGCAATTGTCATTCATTAACCTGGAGGCACAAAAGGAGACTTTGCTTAGGCAAAAATCCTTGGCGCTCAACGGGCTAAAGTTTGCTATGCAATACCCTGCTAATGAGCCGCTGGAAGTGTCGGGCGACCTGGAATCCATTATTGCCGAGCATACGGCGGATATCGTCACCGAAGACCTCAATAGCATCAACAGACCAGAGTTGGGACTACTGGAAAAGGGCATTGAACTCAATGAGTTGAATGTTCAATTGCAAAGAAGCGGCTACCTTCCTAGCCTTCGTGCCTTCGGAACGCTGCAAGAATCTTATTATGGAGACAATTTCAAGGACGGTTTTTGGGCACCTACGGCTTATGTAGGACTGTCTTTAAACGTGCCCATTTTTGATGGGTTGTATAAAAAAGCTACCATTCAACGCGCCAAACTCGACGTGGAGCAAGCGAGGTTGCAAAAGGAAAATGTACAATTAGCCATCAATTTTGAACTGGATAATGCACGGACCAGCTATAATAATGCGATCCAGCAACTGGCTAGCCAGGAACGCAACATGGCATTGGCCGAACGCATTTACAACACCACACAAATTAAATACAAAGAAGGCGTTGGCTCAAGTCTGGAAGTTTCACAGGCAGAGCAAAGCCTTTATGCCACTCAAAGCAATTACATCCAGGCCCAATATGATTTGGTAAAAGCCATCATGGATGTCAAAAAAGCCCTCGGGAAATTCTAA
- a CDS encoding TetR/AcrR family transcriptional regulator — MDQKQQITAKAKDLFMRYGIKSVSMDDLARDLGISKKTLYQYVDNKADLIEQIFEAHLAQEKLQLQEYKETSSNAIDEILKIARHMIRELRTFSVTVIYDLQKYYRSTWKLLHNVHEQYFFHIIKDNLERGISEGVYRQDMTPDVIAKLYITKSSSVADQECFPLKNYPVEELFIEHMNYHLNGIVSKEGREAMAASLAAWAEETN, encoded by the coding sequence ATGGATCAAAAACAGCAAATAACCGCAAAAGCGAAAGACTTATTCATGCGCTATGGTATCAAGAGTGTATCGATGGATGACCTGGCGCGTGATTTAGGGATTTCTAAAAAAACCTTATACCAATATGTTGATAATAAGGCTGATCTTATTGAACAAATTTTTGAAGCGCATTTAGCTCAGGAAAAGTTGCAATTGCAGGAGTACAAGGAGACTTCTAGTAATGCCATTGATGAAATCCTGAAAATTGCCAGGCATATGATTAGAGAGCTAAGAACCTTTTCGGTTACGGTGATCTATGATCTGCAAAAATACTATCGAAGTACTTGGAAATTGCTACATAATGTACATGAACAATACTTTTTTCACATTATAAAGGATAACCTCGAAAGGGGCATTTCCGAAGGGGTGTATCGGCAGGATATGACCCCAGATGTTATTGCTAAGTTGTACATCACCAAGAGTTCTTCTGTCGCAGACCAAGAATGTTTTCCTTTGAAAAATTATCCGGTAGAGGAACTGTTTATTGAACATATGAATTATCACCTTAACGGAATAGTGTCCAAAGAAGGACGAGAGGCAATGGCCGCTTCATTGGCAGCTTGGGCTGAGGAAACGAATTAG
- a CDS encoding nucleotidyltransferase family protein, whose product MPNQIGIIILGAGASSRMGTPKQLLEWQGESLVNRAIREAKALECGPVILVLGANAPLIQDTLVDADLLVAVNENWSSGMGSSIVAGLEKLLQIEPAIDAVLISLVDQPLINSTHLQLLIKKWQEKKVPVVAAFYEKSLGVPALFSTELFSEILTLSGKMGAKKIIHKYKDQLTKLPLPAAQIDVDTPEEWKSFLAQKNFGNF is encoded by the coding sequence ATGCCTAACCAGATCGGAATCATCATCCTTGGCGCTGGCGCCTCCTCTCGCATGGGCACACCCAAGCAATTGCTCGAATGGCAGGGTGAAAGCCTGGTCAATAGAGCTATCCGGGAGGCCAAAGCCCTGGAATGCGGACCAGTAATATTGGTCTTGGGGGCGAATGCGCCTTTGATACAAGATACCTTGGTTGATGCAGACCTTCTTGTTGCTGTAAATGAAAATTGGAGCAGTGGCATGGGAAGTTCTATTGTCGCAGGACTGGAAAAATTGCTTCAAATTGAACCTGCTATAGATGCCGTGCTTATTAGCTTGGTCGATCAACCCCTAATAAATAGTACCCATCTTCAATTATTAATAAAAAAATGGCAAGAAAAAAAAGTGCCAGTAGTAGCCGCTTTTTACGAAAAATCGCTTGGCGTACCTGCCCTTTTTTCTACGGAATTGTTCTCCGAAATCCTAACATTATCTGGAAAAATGGGAGCAAAAAAAATTATTCATAAATACAAGGATCAACTTACCAAATTGCCCCTTCCTGCCGCCCAAATCGATGTGGACACCCCCGAAGAGTGGAAATCCTTTTTAGCTCAAAAAAACTTTGGAAACTTTTAA
- a CDS encoding tyrosine-type recombinase/integrase codes for MDYWLFEGQDGGQYSTRSIQQIFRRAVTKSAVNPYSTVHTLRHSFATHILERGMDLRYIQSLLGHSSSETTEIYAITCSDFTSESRKKLVKNFAVHLTFWILMGRRRNDD; via the coding sequence CTGGACTATTGGCTTTTTGAGGGACAAGATGGCGGGCAATATAGTACTCGTAGCATTCAACAAATATTTCGCAGAGCAGTTACAAAGTCTGCGGTCAATCCGTATTCCACCGTTCATACCCTTCGGCATTCCTTTGCTACCCATATACTTGAACGAGGGATGGATTTGCGCTACATTCAGTCATTACTTGGACACAGTAGCAGCGAAACGACTGAAATTTATGCCATTACTTGTTCCGATTTCACATCGGAATCACGCAAAAAGCTCGTGAAAAACTTTGCAGTCCATTTGACTTTTTGGATATTGATGGGGAGAAGAAGGAATGATGATTAG
- a CDS encoding AraC family transcriptional regulator, translating to MTKIKTYNTETFKTKFIKPDRNLNNLLKPDFGKFFIVKVEDMIRLIKLPVPPTRATTHTFIYLTSGEAIMTIGSDTYKIFKDECLIVPAGQVFSFSNLDSNKGFLCNFHNDIIIGKFGKSDLLKDFEFLNIWGNPRISLDKQTSQHIQQLMKRILLDYTSNGLKNLDIIQSYFVALLCEVNSIYKPLSNSKQTTAITLTNRFKAFLFSNIKTKHLVSDYASLLHVTPNHLNKAVKSITGKSPKKWIDDTIVLEAKVLLYQTNLTISEVAADIGIYDQSYFSRLFKKYEGVTPLEFRKMIEKS from the coding sequence GTGACCAAAATTAAAACATACAACACTGAGACATTTAAAACCAAATTTATCAAACCGGACAGGAATCTTAACAACCTATTAAAGCCCGACTTCGGTAAGTTTTTTATTGTAAAAGTGGAGGACATGATACGCCTCATTAAACTTCCCGTTCCGCCAACAAGAGCAACCACCCATACTTTTATTTACCTTACAAGCGGTGAAGCTATCATGACAATTGGTAGTGACACTTATAAAATTTTCAAAGACGAATGTTTAATTGTTCCTGCTGGACAAGTATTTTCTTTCAGCAATCTCGACAGCAACAAAGGTTTCTTATGCAACTTTCATAACGACATTATTATTGGCAAGTTTGGCAAAAGCGACTTGCTGAAAGATTTTGAGTTTTTAAATATTTGGGGTAATCCCCGTATCAGTTTGGACAAGCAAACTTCGCAGCACATTCAACAACTGATGAAAAGAATATTACTTGACTACACTTCCAACGGATTGAAAAATTTAGACATTATTCAATCCTATTTTGTTGCCTTGCTTTGTGAGGTAAACAGCATTTATAAACCACTTTCAAACAGTAAGCAGACAACTGCAATTACCTTGACAAATAGGTTTAAGGCATTTCTATTTTCAAATATCAAGACGAAACATTTGGTATCTGACTACGCTTCACTTTTGCACGTAACCCCGAACCACTTAAACAAAGCTGTAAAATCTATCACTGGGAAATCGCCTAAAAAATGGATTGACGACACAATTGTTTTAGAAGCAAAAGTTTTGTTGTATCAAACCAACTTGACAATTAGCGAAGTTGCAGCAGACATTGGAATTTACGACCAATCTTATTTCAGCCGACTTTTTAAAAAATATGAAGGCGTAACTCCGTTGGAGTTTCGAAAGATGATTGAAAAGTCCTAA